GGGCCGACGATCTCCCCGTGCGCCGCGAAGCGGTCGGCGTGGAGCGCGGCGAGCGCGCCGCCGACGCGCCGGAGGAGGCGTTCGCGTTCGTCGTCGCTCGCGGCCTCGTAGGCGCCCAGCAGCTCTCGCCCGGGCGCCGGCGCGGTCGCGAGGTACGCCGGGTCGCCGTCGGGGTCGGCCGCCAGCACCTCCGGGACCGGGAGCGGTCCGTTCGCCCGCAGGTACCGGAGGACGGCGCACTCGCGGGCGAGCCGGTGGCTCTCGTCCGCGAGGGCGACCTTGAGGAACGCCCGCCCGCCGTCGACGAAGACGACCCCGACGGTCTCGTTGGCGCCGTTCCACGACGGGCCGACGCCCGTCACCCGGTCGACGGGTCGGCCCGGGAACGCCTCGCGGAGCGCCCGTGCGACCGTCGTCGACTCGACGCCGTCCATGCGACACCCTCCGGACGGGGCGTTGTTAAGATTATTGTCACACGTTCGTTTACCCCACGTGAAGTCTTAGACGCGGGGCAGCGTGTCGCTCGGCGCCGTTTCACCGACACGCTCATACGTGTTGGCGAATCAAACTAATCTAGTGAACGACTGGTCAGCCGACGGACGGATCGGGTTCGAGGTCGACGGGACGACGCTCACCGTTCGCGACGCGATCGAGGGCAAGCGGATGCGGATCCGGGTCGACCGAGAGCCGGACCTCTCGTCGGCGCTCACGGCGCTTTTCCCCCTGCCCGTCGACCGGGCGGTCAGCTTCGAGGCGGAGTCGGTGTCGGTCGCGGAGTACTCCAGTATAATCCTCCGCGACGACGAGGGCGAGTTCGTCGGGCGTACCAACGAGGCGACGGAACTCCCGCGGGGGTCGTACTATATCGAGATCACGGGGACGACGAAGGCGTACGTCCGGGTGAACGACGTCGAGATCGCGATGAGCGGGATGCGCGGTTCCGACCCGATCGAGTTCGCGTTCGACCGGCCGCGCACCGTGACGGTCGGCGCTCGGTCCTTCCACACGCGCCCCGAAGCGACGATCACGGTCCCCGACGACCCGAGCGCCCTCGCGGAGGCGGTGTCGGTGCTCGGGTCGTCGATCCGGGAGTTCTCGCCGGAGCGGTCGTGGCCGACCCTCCGCGGGTACCCGCCGCGGATCGAGCGCGGCGACGCGCTCGACATCCCGAGCCCCCTCGTCGCGCCGGACACCGGTATCGAGGTGATCGTCCGCCCGACGTACGCCGACGTCTACCGGCTCTCGACGCTCTCGTTCTATCTCGGTGCTCGGATGCGGACCGGTGACGCGCCGGCGATCCGGCTCGACAACGGCTACGAGGAACGGCTACCTACCGAGCGTCGTGCGCTCGAAGCGCGCGTCGAGGAGCTGTCGCGGACGTGGTTCTTCCTCGACACGCTCGCGCGGATCGAGGGGTACACGCCGTCGAACCGGTACGAGTACGAGGCCGTCGGATCGGACCTCCCCTTTTACCCGCCCAATCTCGCAGACCTGTCGATGAGCGAGCGGCTGATGGAGTATCTGGAAGTCGACGCGGAGACGGTCGCACCGTACGCCCCCGCGTGGCCGACCGAGGCGACCCTACGTCCCACGCCCGCCGCCGCGGAGTTGCTCCCGCATCTCGCGCGGGTCCTCGCACCGGTTCGCGTCCGCGGTGCCGCCAAGCCAACGCGGTCGGACGCGCCCATCGGACTAGCGACGCCGGGCTGGGACTCCCCGCCCGACCCGGCTCCGAATCCGGAAACGGACCCGATACCGGCGGGAACGTCCGTCTTGACGCCCGCCACCTACGAGACTCGGTTACGCAGAGAGCTAGCTGACCGAGGGGAGGTACGCGTCGCGTTCCTGCTCGACGATGACGAGCGGGCCCGGAAACTCCGACACTCGCTGACGACTCCCGCGGTCCCCGACGGGATCGGTTCCTGGTCCGTGGATGTTTCTCCGAACCGGAACGCGGTCGCCGGAACGCTGTCCGACCCGTCGCTCGACCTCGTTCTCTGCGGGCTCCCGACGCGGAACGGCGTCGTTGAGGCGGCCGACGGACCGGTCGAAATTCAGAGCGGATCCGCCGGATCGGACCTCAGTGCCCCGGCGGTGTCCGTCTTCGAGGGAACTGACGACGTCACTCCCGTCCTCGACTCGGTCGATCGGGGCGGGATCGGAGGGGCGACGTTCGACAGCACCATCGCACCGGACCGAATCCGGTCGTTCGTTGGACTGCTTGCCGCGGGGTGCCCGGTCGTCGCCGCGGCTCGGTTGGCGCTCGACTCGACAGGTCCGGCGGCACGGTTCGTCGGTGACTCGGGAATGGCGGTTGCCACCGACAGGAGACTCCCGACGCAGGTGTTCCCCTGTCACCCTACCGCACCGGACTCGTTCCAAGTTCGATCCCGGACGTTCCTCTCGACAGAGGTACTGCTCGGGACAGATTATCAGGTGGTCTCCGAGTTGTTCGACTCGACGCCGTCTCTGGCCGGCAAAGAGCGCACCGTCGGGGAAACAGACGCTTCTGGAATTCTCCGTATTCACGACGAAAAAGGGCCCGTGCTTCACCTGTTCGGTGACATCTTCCTCCAGAACGATGGACTCACCGTCGAGGAAATCGAGGCCTCGGCCCGCCGTGCGCTCGCCGCCGACGATCCGCCGGAATCAAATTCCGGGTCGGGCGTCGAATCGCAGTGCCGGGATTGAGCCGCCCCCGCGTGTTCTCCCTACGATGCCGACCGTGCTTGCCCGCGTTCTCTGAGTCTTACGCCCGCCGACATCCTTTATTTCCCGGCCGACGAACCGCCGCGTATGCCCCAGATCCACCTCGACGAGGAGACGGTCGAGCGACTCGACGCGCTCCGTGTCGACGACGAGGAGTACGACGAGATAGTCAGCGAACTCATCAACATCTACGAGGCGGAGGAGCTGACCCTGTTCCGCGGTAGCGACCTAGAGTAACGGGAGCCGAACGGACGCACCGGGTCGGCGGGACCCGACGGCGGCTACTCCTGATAGGCGACGCGGACCTGCTCCCACTTGCCGACCTCCTCTAGGTGGGCCTGTAGCTCGTCGGCATACTCCTGTACGAGCCGTTCCGCGGCCTCCAGTTCCTCGTCCGAGGTCCCGCCGCCGCCTCCGCCGAGACCGAGCGCGCCCTTGATCGAGTCGACGAGGCCGCCGCCTGACCCCCCGGCGTCGCCACCGGGAGCGCCGCCCATCCCCGCCATCTGCGACCGGAGGTTCTCCAGTTCGGGCATGATCGCGGGGAGGCTCGACGTGTCCGCCACGACGCGGGCGGCCTCCGGGTCGTCGGCGTTTTCGATCTCCAGTTCGGTCGCCGTCATGATCAGTCCCCACTCCTGGCTGGAGAAGCGCGACGAGGCGACGCGCTCGTTGAACTGGTTGTCGACGGTCATCCGCTCGCCGACGATGGCGTCGGTCCACTCGCTCATACGCCTCCGTTCGACGGTCGCGGTGAAAAGTCCGTTCCCCCGCGGCGAGCCGTCGGCCGCGAACCGGTTCCCGTCGCGGGCGACGACGCGGAGGAGTTTATACGCCGGAGTCCCTCAACCGAGGTATGAGAGACAGCAGCCGTCGCGCGCTCCTCGCCGCCGCGGGGACCGCGGGCGCGACCGCCCTCGCGGGCTGTGCCGACGCCGTCCTCCCCGGCGCGGGAGGCGACGACGCCGGCGGGTCGGGCGACGAGCGGGTCGACCGGACCGGCGAGGAGACGGTCGCGGTCGACGTCGGCGCGGACGACGGGTTCGCGTACGCGCCGGCGCACGTCCGGGTCGACCCCGGAACGACCGTCGTCTGGGAGTGGACCGGGAAGGGCGGCGGCCACAACGTGTACGCGGTCGACGGCTCGTTCGAGTCCGAACTCGTGGCCGAGGAGGGCCACACCTACGAGCGCGCGTTCGAGACGCCGGGGACCCACGAGTACGTCTGTACGCCCCACCAGACCCGCGGCATGCGCGGCAGCGTGAAGGTCGTTTCGCCCGGCGACGGCTGACCCCGGTCGATCCCCCTCTCCGACCGGTCGCTCACCCATCTCCGCCGGCCGGTCGCCCGCCCCAGAGCGGTGACCGCCTACGAACGGCGCAGTTCGTCGAACGCCCCGCCCGCGAGCCCCGGACCGGACGGGACCGTCGCCCGGCCCGCCGCGACCGGACACGGATCGGGCGCTAAGTCCTCGTCGAGCAGCGACCCGGTCGCGAGCCCGCAGGGCGACACCTCGGGGACCGCGGCCGCGACGTGGACG
The sequence above is a segment of the Halorubrum sp. 2020YC2 genome. Coding sequences within it:
- a CDS encoding halocyanin domain-containing protein, which translates into the protein MRDSSRRALLAAAGTAGATALAGCADAVLPGAGGDDAGGSGDERVDRTGEETVAVDVGADDGFAYAPAHVRVDPGTTVVWEWTGKGGGHNVYAVDGSFESELVAEEGHTYERAFETPGTHEYVCTPHQTRGMRGSVKVVSPGDG
- a CDS encoding DUF5799 family protein, with translation MSEWTDAIVGERMTVDNQFNERVASSRFSSQEWGLIMTATELEIENADDPEAARVVADTSSLPAIMPELENLRSQMAGMGGAPGGDAGGSGGGLVDSIKGALGLGGGGGGTSDEELEAAERLVQEYADELQAHLEEVGKWEQVRVAYQE